A single window of Nematostella vectensis chromosome 4, jaNemVect1.1, whole genome shotgun sequence DNA harbors:
- the LOC5502473 gene encoding TRPL translocation defect protein 14 produces the protein METLKNGIGPGHKVYKVVLTGGPCGGKTTTQARMSTFFENIGWKVFRVPETATILLGGGVKFAELDGEQVNIFQENLLKTMMQLEKTYFDLAERCHKNCLVICDRGTMDPSAYCEPEHWQKMLDKNGWRTMDLREGRYDQVVHLLSSACGAEAFYTLANNNARSEGLQLARDLDKKTQQVWVGHPYFDVIDNTMEFDAKVHKAIRVVCNKIGIQVGDRLAPDSIKLKFLIKKMPSDRVFPPFEDFDVVHNYLLVANPEKGTQARLRKRGQNGRYMYMHTVRRPMIDGQVVEVRKSLNRRDYELLLSQRDPMRQSMYKHRRCFIWKDQYYQLDVYTEPCPERCKGLILLETYSTKSTRELHLPEFLNIEKDVTDDKAYSMYNLSLREKDD, from the exons ATGGAAACACTTAAAAATGGAATAGGTCCCGGCCACAAAGTGTACAAAGTCGTACTTACTGGAG GGCCTTGTGGAGGAAAAACTACAACTCAAGCAAGAATGTCCACATTTTTCGAGAATATTGGTTGGAAG GTTTTCCGTGTTCCTGAAACAGCAACCATTCTTTTAGG TGGTGGTGTTAAGTTTGCTGAGCTTGATGGGGAGCAAG TGAATATCTTTCAAGAGAACCTACTAAAGACGATGATGCAACTGGAAAAAACATACTTTGATTTAGCTGAACGCTGCCACAAAAACTGCCTGGTTATCTGCGACAGGGGAACAATGGACCCCTCCGCat ACTGTGAACCAGAGCATTGGCAGAAAATGTTGGATAAAAATGGCTGGCGAACCATGGATCTCCGGGAAGGGCGTTATGACCAGGTTGTTCACTTG TTGTCATCTGCATGCGGAGCTGAAGCTTTTTATACTCTTGCCAACAACAATGCCAGATCAGAGGGTCTTCAGCTTGCAAGAGACCTGGATAAGAAAACTCAACAG GTGTGGGTAGGGCACCCTTACTTTGACGTTATCGATAACACCATGGAGTTTGATGCCAAAGTGCATAAGGCGATAAGG GTTGTATGTAACAAAATCGGGATTCAAGTTGGTGATCGTTTGGCTCCTGATAGCATAAAGCTGAAGTTTCTTATCAAGAAAATGCCTTCTGATAGG GTGTTCCCGCCATTTGAAGACTTTGATGTTGTGCATAACTATTTGTTAGTGGCCAACCCAGAAAAGGGAACCCAAGCACGCCTTAGGAAGCGAGGGCAAAATG GGCGTTACATGTACATGCACACTGTACGGAGACCCATGATCGATGGCCAAGTAGTGGAAGTGCGAAAAAGTCTCAACAGGCGAGACTATGAG CTGCTTCTGAGCCAGAGGGACCCCATGAGGCAGTCCATGTACAAGCACCGTCGCTGTTTTATTTGGAAAGACCAGTATTACCAGCTAGATGTGTACACAGAACCTTGCCCAGAGAG GTGCAAAGGTCTAATTTTGCTGGAGACATATTCAACTAAATCTACAAGAGAGCTGCATTTGCCAGAGTTCTTGAACATAGAGAAGGACGTCACTGACGACAAGGCATACTCCATGTACAACTTATCCCTAAGGGAGAAAGATGATTAG
- the LOC5502474 gene encoding exonuclease V, producing the protein MAGNLGDEFSSCLEDEFLNDEVFVQIDEAVECALRRSAQPSSITNPESVNGDIGTSTNPLGKFRGHLGYVSVTDLVSQYWCEQQMEYGYSCAELLPEKTPTHIQQGADIHMAKELELYDVVPISIKTKEDKWAVVCLNFLNQLSALDACQTVRELPVFGEPYGMGLFVYGIIDELRFNSKRKLEILEVKTRSSEYGSKPPSKAQQNKNSLQVLIYYKMFNDLISGKIKSKQFLKFLKLSGSKLLSEEPIAVAKGYGIDCKNMDDLTEILFKRLQISDLPKIESIAIEYISQQDCSVLRRCDIPVDEGWLESQFNRLSTYWTGYRTTMGVDIEEAWKCHRCDFVDICEWRKTKEQECRMRNKRKAEK; encoded by the exons ATGGCGGGCAATTTGGGTGATGAATTTTCTTCGTGTTTAGAGGATGAATTTCTCAATGATGAAGTTTTTGTACAGATAGATGAAGCTGTTGAATGCGCTCTAAGAAGATCAG CACAACCTTCATCAATAACCAATCCTGAATCAGTTAATGGAGACATTGGTACTAGCACCAACCCTCTGGGTAAATTCCGTGGTCACCTTGGATATGTCAGCGTGACAGACTTGGTGTCACAGTACTGGTGTGAGCAACAGATGGAATATGGCTACTCATGTGCAGAACTATTGCCTGAAAAAACTCCAACTCACATCCAACAGGGTGCAGATATTCACATGGCAAAAG AGTTAGAATTATATGATGTAGTGCCTATCAGCATCAAAACGAAAGAAGATAAATGGGCAGTTGTCTGCTTAAACTTCCTCAACCAACTATCTGCTTTAGATGCTTGTCAGACTGTCAGGGAACTTCCAGTCTTTGGTGAGCCCTATGGTATGGGGTTATTTGTTTATGGAATCATTGATGAGCTGAGGTTTAATTCAAAGCGAAAACTGGAAATTCTAGAGGTTAAAACAAGGTCAAGTGAGTATGGATCAAAGCCACCCTCCAAAGCCCAACAAAATAAGAACTCTCTACAAGTTTTGATTTATTACAAGATGTTTAATGATTTGATATCTGGAAAGATAAAAAGCAAGCAGTTTCTCAAATTTCTCAAATTGTCAGGTAGTAAATTACTGTCAGAGGAACCTATTGCTGTCGCGAAAGGATATGGAATAGATTGTAAAAACATGGATGACCTTACAGAAATCTTATTCAAACGTTTACAAATTTCTGATCTACCCAAAATTGAATCGATTGCTATCGAGTATATATCGCAGCAAGACTGCTCCGTGTTGAGAAGATGTGATATCCCAGTTGATGAAGGTTGGCTTGAGTCCCAGTTCAATAGACTATCAACGTATTGGACAGGCTATAGGACAACAATGGGGGTTGACATTGAAGAGGCCTGGAAGTGTCATCGCTGTGACTTTGTTGATATTTGCGAGTGGCGAAAAACAAAAGAGCAGGAATGCAGAATgagaaacaaaagaaaagcagaaaagTAG